A window of the Odocoileus virginianus isolate 20LAN1187 ecotype Illinois chromosome 20, Ovbor_1.2, whole genome shotgun sequence genome harbors these coding sequences:
- the LOC139030003 gene encoding LOW QUALITY PROTEIN: zinc finger protein 568-like (The sequence of the model RefSeq protein was modified relative to this genomic sequence to represent the inferred CDS: deleted 1 base in 1 codon; substituted 2 bases at 2 genomic stop codons) produces the protein MVIYFSQKEWECLHSAQKDLYRDVMLENYNNLISLGFANFKPDVFSLLEQGKEPWMVKGKETEEWCPDWESRREAKTLSLKEESYEIQSLQPEITKRLISSNLECPRVRNTREVRCHLESLPEEYFRQAIITSEERSTSVQHTDPRAPETAPTGAKSCESTECKTSRLQPHQSQHERNHNKEKGSKCGECEKAFNSRSDLIKHQRIHESQKSNENKEGDFIRDSQITKSQSINTAEKPHKCKECGKAFHSTSQLSKHQKIHMGEKPFKCTECGKAFPSTSQLNLHQRIHTDEKYYECRECGKAFTRPSHLLQHQRIHTGEKPHKCKDCGKAFRXDTQLSLHQIIHTGERCCECKECGKVXSCASQLNLHQRIHTGEKPHKCRECGKGFISDSHLVRHQSVHTGEKPYKCKQCGKASHHGSELNQHQRAHTGEKPYKCKECEMAFTCSTELIRHQKIHTGERPHKCKECGKAFIRRSELTHHERNHSGEKPYECKECGKAFGRGSELSRHQKIHTGEKPYECEQCGKAFICGSHLSQHQRIHAGQRSE, from the exons ATGGTCATTTACTTCTCTCAGAAAGAGTGGGAATGCTTGCACTCTGCTCAGAAGGATTTGTACCGAGATGTAATGCTGGAGAATTATAACAACCTGATCTCACTGG GATTCGCCAATTTTAAGCCAGATGTGTTCTCTTTATTGGAACAGGGGAAGGAGCCCTGGATGGTTAAGGGCAAGGAAACAGAAGAGTGGTGCCCAG ACTGGGAATCTAGAAGAGAAGCCAAGACTTTATCTTTAAAGGAGGAAAGTTATGAAATTCAGTCATTGCAACCAGAGATAACAAAGAGACTTATAAGCTCTAATCTTGAGTGTCCTAGAGTCAGAAATACCAGAGAAGTCAGATGCCACTTGGAGAGTCTACCAGAAGAATATTTCAGACAAGCCATAATAACCTCTGAAGAAAGATCCACTTCCGTTCAGCACACAGATCCTAGAGCACCTGAGACAGCTCCTACTGGAGCAAAATCCTGTGAATCCACGGAATGTAAGACTTCCAGATTGCAACCACACCAGAGTCAacatgaaagaaatcataataaGGAGAAAGGCTCTAAATGTGGAGAATGTGAGAAAGCCTTTAATAGTAGGTCAGACTTGATAAAGCATCAGAGAATTCATGAAAGccaaaaaagtaatgaaaataaggaAGGTGACTTTATTCGTGACTCTCAGATTACAAAATCTCAGAGCATTAATACTGCTGAGAAACCTCataaatgtaaggaatgtgggaaagcctttcaTTCTACCTCACAACTTAGTAAACACCAAAAGATTCACATGGGTGAAAAACCCTTTAAGTGTACGGAATGTGGAAAGGCCTTTCCATCTACCTCACAGCTGAATTTACATCAGAGGATTCATACCGATGAGAAATACTATGAATGTAGGgagtgtgggaaagcctttaCCCGTCCCTCACACCTTCTTCAACATCAGAGAATCCATACTGGTGAGAAACCCCATAAGTGTAAGGACTGTGGGAAAGCTTTTCGCTAAGACACACAACTTAGTCTTCATCAGATAATTCATACTGGTGAGAGATGCtgtgaatgtaaggaatgtgggaaggTGTAGAGTTGTGCCTCACAACTGAACCTACATCAAAGAATTCATACCGGCGAGAAACCTCATAAATGTAGGGAATGTGGGAAAGGTTTTATCTCCGATTCACATCTTGTCCGACATCAGAGTGTTCATACAGGGGAGAAACCATACAAGTGTAAGCAATGTGGGAAAGCCTCTCACCATGGCTCAGAACTTAACCAG CATCAGAGAGCTCACACGGGTGAGAAACCTTATAAATGCAAGGAATGTGAAATGGCTTTTACTTGTAGCACAGAACTTATCCGGCATCAAAAAATTCACACTGGTGAGAGACCCCataaatgtaaggaatgtgggaaggcTTTTATTCGACGATCAGAACTTACTCATCACGAGAGAAATCATAGTGGTGAAAAACCCTATGagtgtaaggaatgtgggaaggcctttgGCCGTGGCTCAGAGCTTAGTCGACACCAGAAaattcatactggtgagaaaccctatgaatgtgagcaatgtgggaaggcctttatTTGTGGCTCACACCTTAGTCAACATCAAAGAATTCATGCAGGACAGAGGAGTGAGTGA